The DNA region CAAGATGGGTGTTGCCAACTCCATCCTGGTCAAGGTCAACCAGATCGGCTCACTGTCGGAAACGCTCAACGCCGTCGATACAGCGCACCGCGCTGGCTACACCTCAGTGATGTCGCACCGCTCGGGCGAGACCGAGGATTCCACAATCGCCGATCTCGCCGTGGCGCTGAACTGCGGTCAGATCAAGACCGGATCTCTGTCGCGTTCAGACCGGCTGGCCAAGTACAACCAGTTGATCCGCATCGAGGAACAGCTGGGTACGTCAGCAAAATATGCCGGCTACTCGGTGGTCAAGGGCCGCTAAGCTCTCTCAAGCCCGGCAGCGATGCCGGGCTTTTTCTTGTCAGCTGTTCTTCACTTTTGCTGTGACCGGCAACGGGCTGGTGCGCGACCCGTTGGGACACGCAGGCAGCAAAGGAGACAACTAATGGCTGAACGCGCCAAACTCGCCGTCGTGACCGGCGCCTCTTTGGGCATCGGGCTCGAACTGGCCAAGCAGTGCATCGAGCACGGCTACGACCTCATTATTGCGTCCGATACTGAGGAGATCCAGGAGGCTGCGGCCGTACTGCGCGGTCTCGGTGGCACGGTTGAGGCGGTGCAGGCCGATCTCGCGACCCGGATCGGCATCGACCAACTCTATACGACCGTGGCGCGGCAGGGGCGCCCCGTTGACGTGCTGATGGCAAATGCCGGCCGTGGCCTCGGCGAGGCCTTTGTCGATCAAGACTTCGCCGACATCCAGCGGGTGATCGACACCAATGTGTTCGGCACCACATATTTGCTGCATCGGTTCCTGCGCGACATGCGCAATCGCAACGAGGGCAAGGTGCTGATCACCGGCTCTATCGCGGGCGCGATGCCGGGCGCCTTCCAGGCGGTCTACAATGCCACCAAGGCCTATGTAGATTCTTTCGCCTATGCGCTCCGCAACGAACTCAAGGACACCGACATCACAGTCACCTGTTTGATGCCGGGGCCGACCGATACGGACTTCTTCGAGACGGCTGACATGCTCGACACCAAGGTCGGTACCGACAAGAAGGACGATCCGGCCATGGTGGCCAAAAAGGGCTTCGACGCCATGATGCGCGGCGAGGGCCACGAGGTCACCGGCTTTGCCAACAAGATGCAAGCCATGATGGCCAATATCATGCCTGACGATGCCCTGGCCGAAATGCACCGCAAGATGGCGCAGCCCGGCACCGCCAAGCACTAGAGCCTACTGGAACGCCGTCTCGGCAAAACTTCTGAGCTTGCGCGAATGCAGCCGCTCCGGCGGCTGGTCGCGCAGGATCTCCATCGCTCGCAGGCCGATCTGCAGATGCCGGTTAACCTGCGTGCGGTAGAAGTCCGAGGCCATGCCGGGCAGCTTGAGCTCGCCATGGAGCGGCTTGTCGGAGACGCAGAGCAGGGTGCCGTAGGGCACGCGGAAGCGGAACCCATTAGCAGCGATGGTCGCCGACTCCATGTCCAGGGCGACAGCGCGAGACTGGCTAAGGCGCCGCGTAATCTCGGCCTGGTCGCGCAATTCCCAATTGCGATTGTCGAAGGTCGCGACTGTACCGGTGCGCATGATCTTCTTGGTCTCAACGCCATCGGTCTGGGTCACTTCCCCCACCGCCTGCTGCAGGGCAACCTGCACCTCGGCCAGCGCCGGTATCGGCACCGAGAGCGGCAGGTCGGCGTCGAGCACGTGGTCTTCCCGCACATAGGCATGCGCCAGGACGAAGTCGCCCAACTCCTGCGAATTGCGCAAGCCGGCACAGTGCCCCAGCATGATCCAGGCATGGGGCCGCAGCACTGCGATATGGTCGGTGATCGTCTTGGCGTTGGATGGCCCCACGCCGATATTGACCATGGTGATGCCGCGCTTGCCGCCGGCGGTCAGGTGATAGGCGGGCATCTGTGGGGCCCGCACCGGGGCCGAACCGGCCGTGGTGCCGCCGCGCAGCATGTTGTCTGTCACCACATTGCCCGGCTCGATGAAGCTCTCGTAATGCGGATGCCCCTCGCGCATATATTCCTTCGCGACCCGGCAGAACTCGTCGATGTAGAAGGCGTAGTTGGTGAAGATGACGAAGTTCTGGAAGTGCTGGGCGGCAGTGCCCGTATAGTGGCTTAGCCGGAACAGCGAATAGTCCACCCGCGGTGCGGTGAAGGCCGAGAGCGGGTATGGCCCGCCCTTGCGTGGCACAAAGCTGCCATTGGCGATCTCGTCGTCGGTATGGGCTAGGTCCGGCGCGTCGAACACGTCACGGAGCGGCACGCTCAACGCATTCAGGGCTTCCCCATCCACCCGCTCATCGGGCGGCATGGAGAAATGCAGCGGAATGGGGGTGTCGGATTCTCCGATGTCGATGGTGCCGCCATGATTCTTCAGAATCGCGGCGAACTGCTCCTGTAGGTAGCTCCGAAAGAGATCCGGCGCGGTCACCGTCGTTCGGTAAATTCCGGGCGTGTGGAGAAAACCATAGGGCAGGGTGCTCTCATGCTTGCTGTAGCTGGTCGAACGCACTTCGACCTGGGGATAGCAGGCGCGCACCCGCCCTTCCGGTGCCTTGCCCGACGCCAGGGCATCGAGGTGGGCGCGGATGAAGCTCGTATTGCGATGATAGATATGCGCGAGATGGCTCCAGGCCTGCTCGGGGTCGGTAAAGGACTGGGTTTCGAGGCGGGGCGGGCTGATTGTCGTCATGCTTTTCTCTCTCGCCGGCTTTTGGGGAGCCGGTATCCTCCGGTCGTCCTCGTGGCCATTTCAGGGGCCTCGACTAGCTCCATCCAATGACAGTTTCTCAACAGCGCTTCAACTGCGGCTGGCAGGGCTGGGCCCCTTTCACATAGCGGTGAGGGCGCCTTTTCTCGCCGCATTTGCCTCCCATCTTGTAGGCAAGTTCATCGGCACGGCAAGCGACCCATGCAACCGGTGAGCGTGGAGTGCCGTGTTGGCCGCTTGTCCCCCAAGCCCTCAACAGTGCGGCAGGCCGGCACTCCCAATTGGCTGCGATGGCAGAGATGCCGTCGCAGCCTCGTCGTTTCTGGCCTGCGCTTTCCCCACCTTCCGTCCACACGCCAAGCTGCCTTGCGGCAAAAAGCATGGACGCCGCATGCGGCATTTCCTATTGCAGCGGCATGGCCGCAGCGGCCGCTCCCATTCCAATCATCGGAGGCTCCCATGACGGCTAAGATTATCGACGGCAAGAGTTTCGCCGAGGGCCTGCGTGGCCGGATCGCCGAGCATGTGGGTCGGCTTAAGCAAGATCATGGCATCACGCCGGGGCTGGCTGTGGTCATCGTCGGCCATGATCCAGCCAGCCAGGTCTATGTGACCAACAAGGCCAAGCAGACCGCTGAAGTGGGGATGGCTTCGTTGAAGCATGAACTGCCCGAGGACACCTCCCAGGAAGCGCTCCTGGCATTGGTGCAGGCGCTCAACAATGACCCGGCTGTGCACGGCATTCTCGTGCAGATGCCGCTGCCCGCGCAGATCGATCCGGTCCGCGTGATCGAGACTATCGCGCCCGAAAAGGACGTCGACTGCTTCACCCCCGCCAATGTCGGCAAGGTGCAGATCGGCTTGCCAGGGCCTGTGTCCTGCACCCCTTTGGGGTGCCTCATGCTGCTGCGCGATCAGCTTGGCTCGCTGGCAGGGCTCAACGCCGTGATCGTCGGCCGCTCCAATTTGGTCGGTAAGCCGATGGCTCAGTTGCTGCTGCGCGAGAACTGCACCGTGACGGTCGCGCACTCAAAGACGCAAAACCTGGCCGACGTGGTGCGCCAGGCCGACATCGTCATTGCCGCTGTCGGTCGTCCGCAGATGATCAAGGGCGAGTGGATCAAGTCGGGTGCTACAGTGATCGACGTAGGCATCAATCGCATCGATGCGCCCGAGCGCGGCGATGGCAAGACCCGGCTCGTGGGCGATGTGGCCTATGCGGAAGCCTCGAAAATCGCCGGGGCCATCACCCCCGTTCCGGGCGGCGTCGGTCCGATGACCATCGCGTGCCTCCTTGCCAATACCGTCACCACCGCGTGCCTCATCAACGGCTTGACACCGCCGAGCGACCTCACCGCATGATCGACGGCACCGGTCACGATCCCGGCGGCCGGGTGCGGCTGCGCCTGCTGCCGGGCGTAAAGGGCGACGCCATCTTCACCGATCACGAGCATCGCCAGCAGATGCGGCGATGGACCGGCGAAAGCTTCCCCAATCGCTACATCATGTTCATCGGCATGAATCCGTCCACCGCCGACGCCACGGTGAACGACCCGACCTGCGCCCGCGAATGGACCTTTGCGCAGCGGGAAGGCTATTCGGCCATGATCAAGACCAATGTCGGCGATTATCGCGCCACCGACCCAAAGATGCTGCTGCAACCGGGAGTCGTGGCATCATCGCCGGCCAATCTCCCCGTGATCCGTGCGGCGGCGGCGAGTGCCGAAAAGGTCGTTCTCTGCCATGGCAAGCTCAACAAGGCGCTGGCGCCTGCTGGTCGCGAGATCGTCGCGGCGTTGCGCGCCGACGGCATCGAACTATGGTGTTTCGGCACCAATGCGGATGGCTCACCCAAGCATCCGCTCTACCTGCGCCTCGATACGCCATTGGTGCTTTTCGAACACTGAGACCGGAGAAATCTCCGTCGATACGGCGGAACGGTTTCACCTGCTTTGATGTTGTCGTACCGTTAGGCCACGGGGGCGCCTACGTCAGGGTCTATCTATATGCGGTTAAGGTTATCGGCGGCGGTTGTCGTCAGTGCGATGTCTTTGATGCCGGTTTCGGCTCAAGAAGCGGCAGACCAGCGGGATCAAGCCGTGTTCTTTTTCGGTGGCCGCTTCACCGATCAATACTTCGAATACAGCTTTGCCCCTTTCACCGTAAGTTATGAAGACAACTACGTTGTCGGCGCCGGCTATCAGGAGTTTTTCCTGGGCGATCGCGGTGGTCTGATGCTCGGTGCAGAACTGGGCGTCGCAGGCCGATTTGGCGATCGCACTTCAACAGAGCTCTGGGGCGGCGTGGTCGCCCGGGCCGACGACCTGCTCGCAACCGAGGATTTCGGCGTTTCTTTCAGTCTCACCACCGGCCTGTCGGTTGCCAGCGATACCATCGGCATCGAATCGCCGCGTGAACTTGAGAGCGGTGGCGACACGACGCTGCTGTTCTATCTTGGGCCCGAGGTGAGCGTGAACGTGGCGCAACTGCCGAACACTGAGTTCTTCTGGCGCATTCATCACCGCTCGGGCGCTTGGAAAACCCTAGGCGGCATGCAGGACGGCGCCAACGCCACCGTTTTGGGCGTGCGGTGGAAGTTCTAAGCTGAAGAGCTTAGTGGGTCTAGCCGACCAAAAAGAATGTGCGTGCCACGGTATGGTCCCGCAACGCCTGCGCGGGCAACTTCCCGGTCAAGGCAAGAACAACCTGCTGTGGGTCTTTGACCGCGCTGGCGTCCACCACCACGCGGCTGAAGGCAGGACGGAGCCCACGGCGCTGGCTTTCCAGCAGATTGAACAGCAAAGCACGAACATCCGCCTGAGCGGCACACGCGATGCAGTGGTCGCCATCATCATGGCCGTGGCTGGTGTTGGCCGGCAGCCGGATCAGCGCAGTGTCGGCGTCGAGCGACAGAAGTTGGCCGGGCTTGGTGATGAGCGTGACGGGGATAGGCTTATTGCTCGTCATGAAGTACCCCCGACCACAATGTCATTCCCGCGCAAGCCGGAACCCTGTTCCTCTGTCCCAACACCCCGAACCGAGGTTCCCGCTCGCGCGGGAATGACCCTGTGGTGGAAACGAACGATCACGCACCAACAGGACCACTCCTCCTCCCAGGGGGAGGTCGGGTGGGGCTATCCTACTCCGCTGCCACAATGCTCGGCCTTGGGATGTAGTTGAGCACTGGCCCAAGCCACCGCTCCACCTCGTCCACCGCCATGCCTTTGCGCTCGGCATAGTCCAGCACCTGGTCGCGCTCCACCTTGGCTACGCCAAAATAATACGCCTCGGGATGGCTGAAATAGAATCCTGACACCGACGATCCTGGCCACATGGCATAGCTCTCGGTCAGGCTTACTCCCGCGTTCTTCTCCGCCTCAAGCAGACGGAACAGCGTGGTTTTCTCAGTATGGTCCGGCTGTGCCGGATAACCGGGGGCAGGGCGGATGCCACGGTAGGTCTCGGCGATCAGCTCTTCGGGCTTGAGGACCTCGTCGCTGGCATAGCCCCAGAACTCCTTGCGGACCCGCTCGTGCATGAACTCGGCCAAGGCCTCCGCATAACGGTCCGCCAGGGCCTTCACTAGGATCGATGAATAATCGTCGTGCTGCTTCTCGAAGCGTTCGGCAATCGCCACCTCTTCGAGACCCGCCGTAACGACGAAGCCGCCCATGAAGTCGGACTTGCCGCTCCCTTCAGGGGCCACGAAGTCGGCAAGAGCCATGTTGGGCTTGTCGCCGCGCTTGGAAAGCTGTTGCCGCAGGGTGAAGAGCGTTGCGAGTTCCTCCTCGCGCCCTTCATCGGCATAGAGTTTGATATCGTCGCCCACCGCATTGGCGGGCCAGAAGCCGACGACGGCGCGC from Devosia sp. RR2S18 includes:
- a CDS encoding DUF1643 domain-containing protein → MIDGTGHDPGGRVRLRLLPGVKGDAIFTDHEHRQQMRRWTGESFPNRYIMFIGMNPSTADATVNDPTCAREWTFAQREGYSAMIKTNVGDYRATDPKMLLQPGVVASSPANLPVIRAAAASAEKVVLCHGKLNKALAPAGREIVAALRADGIELWCFGTNADGSPKHPLYLRLDTPLVLFEH
- a CDS encoding AMP nucleosidase yields the protein MTTISPPRLETQSFTDPEQAWSHLAHIYHRNTSFIRAHLDALASGKAPEGRVRACYPQVEVRSTSYSKHESTLPYGFLHTPGIYRTTVTAPDLFRSYLQEQFAAILKNHGGTIDIGESDTPIPLHFSMPPDERVDGEALNALSVPLRDVFDAPDLAHTDDEIANGSFVPRKGGPYPLSAFTAPRVDYSLFRLSHYTGTAAQHFQNFVIFTNYAFYIDEFCRVAKEYMREGHPHYESFIEPGNVVTDNMLRGGTTAGSAPVRAPQMPAYHLTAGGKRGITMVNIGVGPSNAKTITDHIAVLRPHAWIMLGHCAGLRNSQELGDFVLAHAYVREDHVLDADLPLSVPIPALAEVQVALQQAVGEVTQTDGVETKKIMRTGTVATFDNRNWELRDQAEITRRLSQSRAVALDMESATIAANGFRFRVPYGTLLCVSDKPLHGELKLPGMASDFYRTQVNRHLQIGLRAMEILRDQPPERLHSRKLRSFAETAFQ
- the folD gene encoding bifunctional methylenetetrahydrofolate dehydrogenase/methenyltetrahydrofolate cyclohydrolase FolD, with the translated sequence MTAKIIDGKSFAEGLRGRIAEHVGRLKQDHGITPGLAVVIVGHDPASQVYVTNKAKQTAEVGMASLKHELPEDTSQEALLALVQALNNDPAVHGILVQMPLPAQIDPVRVIETIAPEKDVDCFTPANVGKVQIGLPGPVSCTPLGCLMLLRDQLGSLAGLNAVIVGRSNLVGKPMAQLLLRENCTVTVAHSKTQNLADVVRQADIVIAAVGRPQMIKGEWIKSGATVIDVGINRIDAPERGDGKTRLVGDVAYAEASKIAGAITPVPGGVGPMTIACLLANTVTTACLINGLTPPSDLTA
- a CDS encoding SDR family NAD(P)-dependent oxidoreductase; translated protein: MAERAKLAVVTGASLGIGLELAKQCIEHGYDLIIASDTEEIQEAAAVLRGLGGTVEAVQADLATRIGIDQLYTTVARQGRPVDVLMANAGRGLGEAFVDQDFADIQRVIDTNVFGTTYLLHRFLRDMRNRNEGKVLITGSIAGAMPGAFQAVYNATKAYVDSFAYALRNELKDTDITVTCLMPGPTDTDFFETADMLDTKVGTDKKDDPAMVAKKGFDAMMRGEGHEVTGFANKMQAMMANIMPDDALAEMHRKMAQPGTAKH